The following coding sequences lie in one Spinacia oleracea cultivar Varoflay chromosome 1, BTI_SOV_V1, whole genome shotgun sequence genomic window:
- the LOC130465616 gene encoding uncharacterized protein: protein MTTGEMTIAEMKAAYEKAQAELAQERASNETLQKELESVKSNKHQSRYKGGKPKKLTFEMPDDFEDVTDDEEETREEEDKEAPDPVTQRLNKMDARMTKHYSRLMKLMTRFPGAPTPVETEPTDGYAASPFCEAIARVTVPHTLRLPTWTTLYDETSDPYRHVNFYKQRMWQIGIPHDLVEPVMCKSFGGTLDGAALEWLTNVPPRSITCLSDLINAFYQQFASSRQLEKQTSDLYRTAIEAFKRGLIPNSELYREITKYPCATFEEVRSRATAQMRIEDDEVIRTASQRSIGGSNDRRSYTPRNNNWRHQPYVRQNQVQSVNQYYDTNNVYRNERVEHPNISDYGFNVDIGGVVNALQNVGGKVRWPRKNDRPDSMKDMSKWCDFHRDNGHTTEECISLRKEVAYLLKRGHLKELLSDKGKETFSKEQTTLPGPATSSERPDPPPFSKVVNVISGGSDICGLTSSAAKKINRGESETVEEGQTEDEVALHRSLTAMAITFDDSDSVDTQREHHDGLVISLPIGNALIKRILVDNGSSANVLFLEALQEMGLEEKNIVRRSTVLVGFSGEALRTVGEISLPTYAEGVNMMTKFNVVDRPSAYNVILGRPWIHKMKAVPSTYHQSIKFPTKWGVMEIKGQQRDAKKCYETALKPSKSPI from the exons ATGACTACTGGAGAGATGACGATCGCAGAGATGAAGGCGGCTTACGAGAAAGCCCAAGCCGAACTAGCCCAAGAGAGGGCATCCAACGAAACCCTCCAGAAAGAGCTCGAATCTGTAAAGAGCAACAAGCACCAGTCCCGCTACAAAGGTGGGAAGCCAAAAAAGCTAACGTTCGAGATGCCCGATGACTTTGAAGATGTGACCGACGATGAGGAGGAAACCCGTGAGGAAGAAGACAAAGAAGCTCCCGATCCGGTGACCCAACGCCTGAACAAGATGGATGCACGCATGACAAAACACTATTCCCGCCTGATGAAGTTGATGACCAGGTTCCCCGGGGCACCTACACCAGTGGAGACCGAGCCGACCGACGGGTATGCCGCGTCGCCATTCTGCGAAGCGATCGCTAGAGTGACAGTTCCGCACACACTCCGGCTCCCAACCTGGACCACCCTGTACGACGAGACATCCGACCCCTATAGGCACGTCAACTTCTACAAGCAGCGCATGTGGCAGATCGGGATTCCGCACGACCTAGTGGAACCTGTTATGTGCAAATCATTCGGCGGCACCCTTGATGGAGCAGCTTTGGAATGGCTCACGAACGTCCCTCCCAGATCCATCACCTGTTTGTCCGACCTCATCAACGCCTTCTATCAACAATTCGCCAGCAGTCGCCAGTTAGAAAAACAAACCAGTGATCTCTATCG GACTGCTATTGAGGCGTTCAAGAGAGGCCTCATCCCCAATTCGGAGCTATACCGGGAaataaccaaatacccctgtgCAACCTTCGAAGAGGTGCGATCAAGGGCCACCGCCCAGATGCGAATCGAAGACGACGAGGTTATCCGAACAGCATCTCAACGATCGATAGGGGGCAGCAACGACAGAAGATCGTACACCCCAAGGAACAACAATTGGCGACACCAACCATATGTTCGGCAAAACCAGGTACAAAGTGTCAATCAGTATTATGATACTAACAATGTTTACAGGAACGAGCGGGTCGAACACCCTAACATCTCCGACTACGGCTTCAACGTCGACATTGGAGGTGTGGTGAACGCCCTTCAAAATGTAGGTGGAAAAGTCAGATGGCCCCGGAAGAACGACAGACCGGACTCCATGAAGGACATGAGCAAATGGTGCGACTTCCACCGCGACAACGGACACACGACCGAGGAGTGCATCTCCCTCAGAAAGGAAGTCGCATACCTCCTGAAACGGGGGCATCTAAAGGAACTGTTGAGCGACAAGGGAAAAGAAACATTTTCCAAAGAGCAAACCACCCTGCCCGGCCCAGCGACAAGCAGCGAGCGACCAGACCCACCACCATTCAGTAAAGTGGTAAATGTTATTTCCGGTGGTTCAGATATTTGTGGACTAACCtcttctgcagctaaaaaaATTAACAGGGGAGAATCTGAGACCGTAGAAGAGGGACAAACCGAAGACGAGGTCGCACTACACAGGTCCCTGACCGCAATGGCTATCACTTTCGACGATTCAGATTCTGTAGATACACAGCGGGAGCACCACGACGGGTTGGTAATATCTCTCCCAATAGGGAACGCATTGATCAAAAGGATACTGGTCGACAACGGAAGCTCAGCCAACGTACTGTTCTTGGaagcactacaagaaatgggATTAGAAGAGAAAAACATAGTAAGGAGGTCAACAGTCCTGGTAGGGTTCAGTGGAGAAGCACTACGGACGGTAGGAGAGATATCGCTGCCTACATACGCAGAAGGCGTCAACATGATGACCAAGTTCAACGTCGTCGATCGTCCATCAGCGTACAACGTCATCCTAGGACgaccatggatccacaaaatgaagGCAGTGCCATCAACATATCACCAATCAATCAAGTTTCCAACCAAGTGGGGggtcatggaaatcaaagggCAGCAAAGGGATGCGAAGAAATGCTACGAGACAGCACTGAAACCATCCAAGTCACccatctag
- the LOC130466135 gene encoding uncharacterized protein: MEFCKSWKTRTAEELKAQVAESTHHGDYAFKSIEEVRLQMQTTIDLQAKEVAALRSDKAELLKKILAQDKDMVAMVEEAKTAAAEIRALQDQLREYPQIKEAAEEAEHLRGELETARSQVRTLRERLLESYDQGEQATKDAVKHAWESHMSEYDLGWFQRRMEHSAAVLAAERLGQPPPEFVSSDDEDDAAAP; the protein is encoded by the coding sequence atggaattctgcaagagttggaagacccgcactgctgaggagctcaaagctcaggtggctgagtccacccaccatggcgactatgcgttcaagtccattgaagaggtccgcctgcagatgcagacgaccatagaccttcaagcgaaggaggtggctgcgttgagatctgacaaggccgagctgcttaagaagatcttggcgcaggacaaggacatggtggcaatggtcgaggaggccaagacagcggcggcggaaatacgggcgcttcaggaccagttgcgggagtaccctcagatcaaagaggcggctgaggaagccgagcatcttcgtggggagctggagacggccagatcgcaagttcgcaccttgcgtgagcgtcttctggaatcctatgatcagggggaacaagcgaccaaggacgctgttaagcacgcctgggagagccacatgtcagagtatgatcttgggtggttccagcggcgaatggagcacagtgccgctgtgttggctgctgaacgtcttggtcagccgccccctgagtttgtatcatctgatgacgaggacgatgcggccgctccctga